In Macrobrachium rosenbergii isolate ZJJX-2024 chromosome 48, ASM4041242v1, whole genome shotgun sequence, one DNA window encodes the following:
- the LOC136831520 gene encoding uncharacterized protein, giving the protein MDFNNWEHPFGDNGSFSCGEEHPQSSDLHEFQQDETTLEGDMNSAFDGLSCEDILSEVGVSIDTDFITSIASNSFGDVQDIGQPNGGGDALQVQCRNAGQLTMLETPLENHGGHSVFVTSLMPQPTPSRSNESSIGTETFYQSTIQNSTNSDQNDKDYPQTPSPYFSTQFAESQSLAFASSWHSEESVNNASVTPPYPSANASTSSGMETTVPYHSCPSTYSENSSSMSPTEEISANTVCVPFGGGFFVEGLGTQKNQSIPERPLWEHRGPRVCHLAGEEKKQHSRELAKIRAKAYAERERKRGLKANADLRVQQERQRNLTQLSESFSRMKMNCVSICDQYSLPVPRASDVTPVADLEVAAATPRPFSYEWRP; this is encoded by the exons ATGGATTTTAACAACTGGGAGCACCCCTTTGGAGATAATGGGTCATTCTCGTGTGGAGAAGAGCATCCACAGAGCAGCGACCTTCACGAATTTCAGCAGGATGAAACGACACTTGAAGGAGACATGAATTCGGCGTTTGATGGTTTGTCCTGCGAGGACATCCTAAGTGAGGTAGGAGTGAGCATTGACACGGACTTCATCACGTCTATAGCGTCGAATTCATTTGGCGATGTCCAGGACATCGGGCAGCCAAATGGTGGTGGGGATGCCTTGCAAGTTCAGTGCCGCAACGCAGGCCAGTTAACAATGTTAGAGACCCCTTTGGAAAATCATGGAGGTCATTCGGTATTCGTGACTTCTCTGATGCCACAACCAACACCTTCTCGCAGCAATGAGAGCTCG ATCGGAACGGAAACGTTTTACCAGTCCACCATTCAAAACTCGACGAATTCGGACCAAAACGACAAGGACTACCCACAGACACCTTCGCCCTATTTCTCTACGCAATTTGCGGAGAGTCAGAGTTTAGCTTTCGCATCATCGTGGCACTCTGAGGAATCTGTGAACAACGCCTCTGTTACCCCTCCTTACCCTTCTGCGAATGCAAGCACCTCTTCAGGTATGGAAACGACAGTCCCTTATCACTCATGTCCTTCCACCTATTCTGAAAACAGCAGCAGCATGTCACCGACGGAAGAAATCTCAGCAAATACTGTGTGTGTTCCCTTTGGCGGTGGCTTTTTCGTCGAAGGTCTGGGTACGCAGAAGAACCAAAGTATACCTGAGCGACCCCTTTGGGAGCACAGGGGCCCTCGGGTGTGTCACCTTGCAGGAGAGGAGAAGAAACAACACAGTAGGGAATTGGCGAAAATCAGGGCTAAGGCATACGccgagcgagagagaaagagaggtttgaAGGCCAACGCAGACTTGAGGGTTCAGCAAGAAAGACAGAGAAATCTGACTCAATTAAGTGAGTCTTTTAGCAGGATGAAGATGAACTGTGTGTCCATCTGCGATCAGTACTCATTACCTGTGCCGAGAGCTTCAGATGTTACTCCGGTGGCGGATTTAGAGGTGGCGGCGGCCACCCCCCGGCCCTTCAGCTATGAATGGCGCCCCTAA